The window ATTATCAACATTAGTTGTACAAACCTTAGGAGTAGTTCCACAGCGTATCATACCCGGATATACCGATAATTTAGCGATAAAATTCTCGCAATTGACAGTATCACTATTGACAAGATTTGTTAAAACGCAAAGTGTTTCATTTTTTGGGCATTTATCAAGATCACGATTTTTAAGACATGCACGTTTACCACCTACATAATATTGATTATTAATATATTCTAGCCCATATAAATAAATAGCGTTCGTATTTACTGACCCATTACTATTAACAGGAAAAATATTATTCAAATAAGTACCGTATAAGCTTCCTGGATTTGGAGAATGAGATCCAGAAAACGGAGTTGTAGCTAAGGTAGTGTCAGTAACAAAAGAATCAAAGTTATATCCTGCTAAATTTACCGAACTTTGTAGGTTGGTAGGGTTATAAACCGTCTTTGGTTGAACTATGGCACTTGTTGAATCAGTACCAGAAACAGCCTTCGCCACGAAAGTAGGTGTATAATAGGTACTTGTACATGGGATATCGACATTTGCCGGACTCGTACAATCATAAACCTGCGGTTTTATAAATGGCGCTCTATTTTCACAACCAATTAATAAATTTCCACCCCTTACACAGATTTGTTTAGGGTTCTGAGCAAACTTAAATACTGGATCAAATGCCGACACTCGAGAAATAGAAGCAGTATAGCTCGCTGATCTGCCATTTTTATCCTTAAGAATAACAGTATCAGATACAACAGAAGACATATCAGAACTAGTTTGGATACGGGGAAAAGTAACAGAAACATCAGCTAATTCTGAGGTATTGATTCCCCAAATCTCTTGGCAAGAAGACGCACTACTAGGACAGTCAGCAAGATCATTCATAAAATAAGATTGCGGAGAAGAAGTAGACCCCATTCTTAAACCATATACTATGCGGAAGCCAATTTTATTACAATTAGTCCCAACACAAGTGTTTGGCACAGGTAACGCAGTTCGCACACAAGGAGTATTCCCACCACTACATTTTGGTAGAATATCAGTTTTAGCAGTAGCCGCATGTAAATCGCTTGCGGTAGGAAAAGTGCCTGAATGTTCTATAACCGCACATTTATCATTATTAATATCAGTAGTTACATTGTTTGGACATAACGGAACAAAATTTTCATAAGTAATCCTTAGAGAGTTTCTAACAAAATTATTCTCTAAAGCTGACACTACACACGGCTCATTTCGAAGAGACGGCAACAAATTACCCCCTGAATCCCTAGAACATATTTTTTGGATATAGGCTGTTTGAAAAGGGGACTGTACTGTCGGACAAAACGGCGGCGGATATGGCCCCATCGGGATATTTACACAACCGTATACATCATCATCAACTGCCCTATTAATTTGACCAATTGCCTTTAAAATAGAGCCTATTGCATTACCTATTGTCTCGATTAGCCAACCCACATACCCTAGTAGATCTTTCATCACAGAAGAAAAAGTCGTTTGCCCATCATCACCTTTACCAAAAAGCATATCAACTAAAGCACCCAGTAATTGGCCAGGAGTTTGGGCAACCTGAACAGCCATATCCAAGAAAAACAGAAGTACTTTTATTACCGGATGTAACGTAGCTGTTTTATGAGAGGATTGTTTATTTGGATCTAGATCCATAAGGTCAAAACCGTCATTAAAGCTTAAGAAAGCCGGATCTTTATATAAGCATAGCTTAGGAGGAGAAAGTGTAACCGGTAAGCCGTCATAACCAATTACTATATCATCAGGAACTGTTTTCCCTTCAAAATCCAGGTGTACACCTGCAGTATATCCTGGATCCTCAGGGAAATTAGGTGATAAACCGGCAGGAATAGCAACTCTAGCACACATTCTAAGCAAAGGTATCCCATATCCGCTAGCTAGGGTTACACACTGACCATCCCAATTCAGGGTATTGTCTGTTGTCCAACAAGCCAGAGCATTACATTGTTGGCCCCTCACCCTTATTTTGGGGTTCATATAAATGCTGTCAGGCGTCTCTTCGCCGCATAAATTCTCATAATAACCTATCCAAGAACCAGGATAACCTGCCTTAATCAAACATGTGTGGTCATCTCTTCCAGATTCTTTATTCCAAGGAGGGCAAAGGCTATCTCTGTCAACACTTCTGTAGGGCTGAGAAACCCTGTTGTCCCAATATTCCCTTCTTGTCTTATCGCTATCACCGCAATTACAAGGATCTGTAAAACAAGCTCCTACGGCATCCCAAAATCCTGCATTAGCCGTAGTAATAGGGTTAGTCATTAGTAATAAAATAATTAAAATAGATTTTTTTATCACTACACCACCTTATGTAATATTATTTAATTCGTCATAGAGCGGCCCTACCCAATCTTCCGGCTGGTTACTAGGATATTGTTTTATAATTTTTTCGTACGCTTCTATTTCCAATTTTCCTGAGGATAAAAACCTTGTCATCCCTTGCAAACCACCAATACTAAGTTCAGTTGCAATTATCCT of the Candidatus Megaera polyxenophila genome contains:
- a CDS encoding membrane protein, with protein sequence MTNPITTANAGFWDAVGACFTDPCNCGDSDKTRREYWDNRVSQPYRSVDRDSLCPPWNKESGRDDHTCLIKAGYPGSWIGYYENLCGEETPDSIYMNPKIRVRGQQCNALACWTTDNTLNWDGQCVTLASGYGIPLLRMCARVAIPAGLSPNFPEDPGYTAGVHLDFEGKTVPDDIVIGYDGLPVTLSPPKLCLYKDPAFLSFNDGFDLMDLDPNKQSSHKTATLHPVIKVLLFFLDMAVQVAQTPGQLLGALVDMLFGKGDDGQTTFSSVMKDLLGYVGWLIETIGNAIGSILKAIGQINRAVDDDVYGCVNIPMGPYPPPFCPTVQSPFQTAYIQKICSRDSGGNLLPSLRNEPCVVSALENNFVRNSLRITYENFVPLCPNNVTTDINNDKCAVIEHSGTFPTASDLHAATAKTDILPKCSGGNTPCVRTALPVPNTCVGTNCNKIGFRIVYGLRMGSTSSPQSYFMNDLADCPSSASSCQEIWGINTSELADVSVTFPRIQTSSDMSSVVSDTVILKDKNGRSASYTASISRVSAFDPVFKFAQNPKQICVRGGNLLIGCENRAPFIKPQVYDCTSPANVDIPCTSTYYTPTFVAKAVSGTDSTSAIVQPKTVYNPTNLQSSVNLAGYNFDSFVTDTTLATTPFSGSHSPNPGSLYGTYLNNIFPVNSNGSVNTNAIYLYGLEYINNQYYVGGKRACLKNRDLDKCPKNETLCVLTNLVNSDTVNCENFIAKLSVYPGMIRCGTTPKVCTTNVDNSLGNGVSIYSCLDGGHCYTSPINADLCTISNISSDRYIPSASLGETLADSQYYHFDSDVTDSGAYSVNCTPVNDVVNCQNFLTKLASYPGTVRCTTEQTSRCTTIVDSVPAISGGTGVTIRLCNSGIHCYTSPTGADLCQTTNCSSTTDTAFSGYNYDKSKYAIRDKTSYEMSLCTDIPQPKCPATSNYSSQEDGYAAWPETTVGQMATGSCATGWIEVAPLQRWCVPSVTDPDKDPSGTNRTFIFSRLYTKDSSGNRVYSNVKCKAYQINLLSRTDTFPANYTRSTTSNPSNYSGNVTLGLYDYTGTNIISAGTYTSTLTFNVPDSVSNIDYFRITAMANDDFALVKVNNTAVYSSPSTSHNCGNGNISIGNFTALSYNSNGTATLTKSTGGTVNLGDTCTWNRSSNIDLKPYLVQGNNTITITLVVIGGGGMHYSIDYKMKTP